A stretch of Sulfurimonas xiamenensis DNA encodes these proteins:
- a CDS encoding ComEA family DNA-binding protein: MKLLSLLIIGAALCFGAVDINKADKDELMNINGVGEAKASAIIEYRKKHNCFSSIEELKEVKGFGDKMLEKNRNNITASKCKK, encoded by the coding sequence ATGAAGTTATTGTCACTACTGATTATTGGAGCTGCTCTATGTTTTGGAGCGGTAGATATTAACAAAGCAGATAAAGATGAGCTGATGAACATAAACGGTGTCGGTGAAGCAAAAGCAAGCGCTATTATAGAGTACAGAAAAAAGCATAACTGTTTTAGCAGTATTGAAGAGCTAAAAGAGGTCAAAGGCTTTGGCGATAAAATGTTAGAGAAAAACAGAAACAATATCACTGCAAGCAAGTGTAAAAAATAG
- a CDS encoding endonuclease III domain-containing protein yields the protein MNKIYNIYKLLYNTYGPQGWWPITGYGYHKKDYSFPRNSDEIFEVCLGSILTQNTTFTSVVRSLENLHLKNALNIDAIESMDINELKEDIKPSGYFNQKARYILEFSKFYKSLNGAVPTRDALLNVIGIGEETADSMLLYGYNQLEFKVDAYTKRILLELGLIDEKTKYSEIKTMMQNSLKESVKDKKELIIIYQEFHALIVEHGKKFYSKKPYGEECFLKKKFL from the coding sequence ATGAATAAAATATACAACATCTACAAACTGCTCTATAATACTTACGGCCCGCAAGGGTGGTGGCCGATTACGGGATATGGATATCATAAAAAAGATTATAGTTTTCCAAGAAACAGCGATGAGATATTTGAGGTGTGTTTAGGCTCCATCCTAACCCAAAACACGACATTTACATCAGTAGTAAGATCACTAGAAAATCTGCATCTAAAAAATGCTCTAAATATTGACGCTATAGAGTCTATGGATATTAATGAGCTAAAAGAAGACATAAAACCCTCTGGCTATTTCAACCAAAAAGCGAGATACATTTTGGAATTTAGCAAGTTTTATAAAAGTTTAAATGGAGCAGTTCCGACAAGAGACGCTCTTTTAAATGTCATAGGTATCGGTGAAGAGACGGCTGATTCAATGCTTCTATATGGCTACAACCAACTAGAATTTAAAGTGGATGCTTATACAAAAAGAATCCTTCTTGAACTCGGTCTGATTGATGAAAAAACAAAATACAGCGAGATAAAAACTATGATGCAAAACTCACTAAAAGAGAGTGTAAAAGATAAAAAAGAGCTGATTATAATATATCAGGAGTTTCATGCGCTTATTGTAGAACACGGTAAAAAATTTTATTCAAAAAAACCGTATGGAGAAGAATGTTTCTTAAAAAAGAAATTTTTATAA
- a CDS encoding AEC family transporter — translation MSSILFSILAIYIFIVIGFVAKMSFKERIDDKTVTLINVYFLQIFLTFWGLLIRPVDANLFFAPSIYLFIVILVLIISAFVAKKIFEDKKEYSIATVAAIVGNTGNLGIPLNIAIFGEESIPYTTVINLMNVFVVYTLGVYYYSRGSFDVKTSLKNIVKIPILWAAAAAIILSVNDYKPNEEIMKVLMMGAYASIVMQLFLFGIYLYGTKITQISKRLTLWVISLKFIFLPAAAFLILSFIELDSMIKGIIFIELMVPLAIANVNFASLYDCKPKVVTALVFISSILFLGAIFAGVKVLTYL, via the coding sequence ATGAGTTCAATACTATTTTCAATTTTAGCTATTTATATCTTTATTGTTATCGGCTTTGTCGCAAAGATGAGCTTTAAGGAGAGAATTGACGACAAAACGGTAACACTGATAAATGTATATTTTTTACAAATCTTTTTAACATTTTGGGGGCTTCTTATCCGCCCTGTGGATGCAAACCTGTTTTTTGCACCCTCTATCTATCTTTTTATAGTTATTTTAGTTTTAATTATTTCAGCTTTTGTTGCAAAAAAAATTTTTGAAGATAAAAAAGAGTACTCCATAGCAACTGTTGCAGCGATAGTCGGAAATACCGGAAATCTAGGCATACCTCTCAATATAGCTATATTTGGCGAAGAGTCTATCCCTTATACAACCGTTATAAATCTTATGAATGTTTTTGTAGTCTATACTCTTGGAGTTTATTACTATTCAAGAGGAAGTTTTGATGTTAAAACTTCACTGAAAAACATAGTAAAAATTCCTATTCTCTGGGCTGCTGCTGCAGCTATTATACTTAGCGTTAACGATTACAAACCAAACGAAGAGATTATGAAAGTGCTTATGATGGGGGCTTACGCTTCTATCGTTATGCAGCTCTTTTTATTTGGAATCTATCTTTATGGCACAAAGATAACACAGATAAGCAAAAGATTGACGCTATGGGTTATAAGCCTAAAATTTATCTTTTTGCCAGCCGCTGCATTTTTAATTCTCTCTTTTATTGAGCTGGACTCTATGATAAAAGGGATTATTTTTATAGAACTTATGGTGCCTCTCGCCATTGCAAATGTAAACTTTGCTTCACTCTATGACTGTAAACCAAAAGTTGTTACCGCTCTTGTTTTTATCTCCTCAATACTTTTTCTAGGTGCTATTTTTGCGGGTGTAAAGGTTTTAACATATCTATGA
- a CDS encoding thioredoxin family protein: protein MQTIEDIQKTLKESPAVMLYFSAPTCNVCHALKPKLLDAIQSNFGDFKIISIDTSLDQEAAAYFRVFAIPTVLVFLEGREFLRKSRHMSVDEVVREIKRPYEIMMS, encoded by the coding sequence ATGCAGACAATAGAAGATATACAAAAAACTCTAAAAGAGAGTCCAGCCGTTATGCTCTATTTTTCAGCCCCGACATGCAATGTTTGCCACGCACTAAAACCAAAACTTTTAGATGCAATCCAAAGTAATTTCGGTGACTTCAAAATTATAAGTATAGATACTTCACTGGATCAGGAAGCCGCTGCTTATTTTAGAGTTTTTGCCATCCCTACCGTTTTGGTTTTTCTAGAGGGCAGAGAGTTTTTAAGAAAATCACGCCATATGAGTGTCGATGAGGTTGTTCGGGAGATAAAACGCCCTTATGAGATTATGATGAGCTAG
- a CDS encoding TrmH family RNA methyltransferase encodes MEDSQEYKNKKAYFEKIITLYGRNVVIEILQDETITIHKLHMSNSNKPDGAVETILKLAKKRGIEVVYHDKNALSRISKNAKQDQGVAIDIIASSYQSANEIKNLKSFKLLALDGIQNPQNLGMIIRSCAAGYVDGIILPKKSSAKISPLVIKASAGTLFKLPIYYCNTLDEILKELHDAKIYLLSSHAKNSIYDLKKNEKSIFVLGNESEGVSKEIEKFCNDSISIPMNRGIESLNVAVTASLIAFMR; translated from the coding sequence TTGGAAGATTCACAAGAGTACAAAAACAAAAAAGCATATTTTGAGAAGATAATCACGCTTTATGGCAGAAATGTCGTCATAGAGATTCTTCAAGATGAAACTATCACTATTCACAAACTTCACATGTCAAATTCCAATAAACCAGACGGCGCAGTAGAAACCATCCTAAAACTTGCAAAAAAAAGAGGCATTGAGGTAGTTTATCACGATAAAAATGCGCTCAGCAGAATCAGCAAAAATGCAAAACAGGACCAAGGTGTGGCGATTGACATTATTGCTTCCTCATACCAAAGTGCAAATGAGATAAAAAATTTAAAAAGTTTCAAACTCTTAGCACTTGACGGCATCCAAAATCCTCAAAACCTAGGGATGATTATCCGCTCATGCGCTGCCGGATATGTTGATGGAATAATTCTTCCTAAAAAAAGCAGTGCAAAAATCTCTCCGCTTGTTATAAAAGCGAGTGCGGGAACACTTTTTAAACTTCCAATCTACTACTGCAACACGCTTGATGAAATTTTAAAAGAGTTGCATGATGCAAAAATCTACCTGCTCTCTTCACATGCCAAAAACAGTATCTATGATTTGAAAAAAAATGAGAAATCCATATTTGTTTTAGGAAACGAGAGCGAAGGCGTCTCAAAAGAGATTGAAAAATTCTGTAATGACTCTATCAGCATCCCAATGAATAGAGGCATAGAATCTTTAAATGTCGCAGTTACCGCTTCGCTTATCGCTTTTATGCGCTAG
- a CDS encoding Lon protease family protein, translating to MTPILAVSQLYHKCDFSLFSFTTTEELEPLEDPIGQKNALEAIDFAANIKQDGYNLFAMGASGSGKHSTVMSFLQKKAIKEKAPSDWCYVNNFKDPRKPIAIEFPCGQAIKFKDDMYELIELLKEILPAAFEGNAYRNEFEIINQKYIDAESEIFKNLQDEAKKHDISMNASSRNRVTFAPVVDGKVITAAEYNAIEGEEKEKIDQKVNEFEKIVKEGLNKVNELNKAQRKELKSLEKKITQESVESLIDEMRSKYSYSKKIIEYLDALQNDVIRHVQDFLVKPDEMPVMPFMKDLYTPSFSRYRVNLFITHEENATSAVVYEDNPIHQNLIGKIEHLSQVGTLVTDFSMIKPGALHRANGGYLVLDARNLLMQPFAYEELKRALRSKEIRIESLAQQYSFISTTSLEPEPIPIDVKVVLIGERILYYLLHHYDPDFQELFKVTADFEDDIVRNNDNIYLYARMIGTIAKKHNLLPLTSKAVARIIEQSSKEVSHSAKFSTHLRTLSDLLKEADYWAKKENRSVVDIDDINKVLQTRIERLNRIQRKLYEQIDEGTIMISVTGSAVGKINALSFISMGGYDFGIASRITARTRIGKGEIIDIEREVELGGPLHSKGVMILSSYLGSTYAKNIPLSLSSSLVFEQSYGRVDGDSASSTELYAILSSLSNLPIKQNIAVTGSVNQFGEIQPIGGVNEKIEGFFDICMRRDKNGFYGVIIPEANIKHLMLKTEVLEAVEKENFAIYAVKTINEGIEILTGVEAGKADENGIYPSSSVNGMVMARLEEFSKNAKDFYHQKSDNSDEENKTDK from the coding sequence ATGACACCTATTTTAGCTGTTTCACAGCTATATCACAAATGTGATTTTTCACTCTTTTCATTCACTACTACAGAAGAACTTGAACCATTAGAAGATCCCATTGGACAAAAGAATGCTTTAGAGGCAATCGATTTTGCTGCCAATATTAAACAAGACGGATACAACTTGTTTGCAATGGGAGCCTCAGGAAGCGGCAAACACTCAACAGTTATGAGTTTTTTACAAAAAAAAGCGATAAAAGAAAAAGCTCCCAGCGATTGGTGCTATGTCAATAATTTCAAAGATCCGAGAAAACCAATCGCTATAGAATTTCCATGTGGTCAGGCAATAAAATTTAAAGATGATATGTATGAACTCATTGAACTTCTAAAAGAGATACTTCCTGCCGCTTTTGAAGGAAATGCCTATCGTAATGAATTTGAAATTATTAATCAAAAGTATATTGATGCAGAGTCTGAAATTTTTAAAAATCTTCAGGATGAAGCAAAAAAACATGATATCTCAATGAACGCTTCTTCTAGAAACAGAGTCACTTTTGCGCCTGTTGTAGATGGAAAGGTTATTACTGCAGCAGAATATAACGCTATAGAGGGAGAAGAAAAAGAGAAGATTGATCAAAAAGTCAATGAATTTGAAAAAATTGTAAAAGAGGGATTGAATAAAGTCAATGAGCTTAACAAAGCCCAAAGAAAAGAGCTTAAATCTCTTGAGAAAAAAATAACACAAGAGTCCGTAGAATCTCTTATTGATGAAATGCGTTCTAAATACAGTTACTCTAAAAAAATCATTGAGTATCTTGATGCTTTACAAAATGATGTTATTCGACATGTACAAGATTTTCTCGTAAAACCTGATGAGATGCCGGTTATGCCTTTTATGAAAGATTTATACACTCCATCTTTTTCTCGTTATAGAGTAAATCTTTTTATTACCCATGAAGAAAACGCTACATCTGCAGTCGTTTATGAAGACAATCCTATTCATCAAAATCTTATAGGAAAGATTGAACATTTATCTCAGGTCGGTACATTGGTAACCGATTTTAGCATGATTAAACCGGGAGCTCTTCATAGAGCAAATGGCGGTTATCTTGTTCTTGATGCAAGAAACCTTTTAATGCAGCCTTTTGCATATGAGGAGCTTAAGCGTGCTCTTCGTTCAAAAGAGATACGCATTGAATCATTGGCGCAACAGTATTCTTTTATAAGCACTACCTCATTAGAGCCTGAACCTATTCCTATTGATGTTAAAGTAGTACTTATCGGCGAGAGAATTTTATACTATCTTTTACATCATTATGACCCGGATTTTCAAGAACTTTTTAAAGTAACAGCAGATTTTGAAGATGATATTGTACGAAATAATGATAATATCTATCTCTACGCTCGGATGATTGGAACTATTGCAAAAAAGCATAATCTGCTTCCACTTACTTCTAAGGCTGTTGCAAGAATTATAGAACAGAGTTCCAAAGAGGTTTCACACTCTGCAAAATTTTCTACACATCTAAGAACTCTCTCGGATCTGTTAAAAGAGGCTGATTATTGGGCGAAAAAAGAGAATCGCTCTGTAGTAGATATAGATGATATTAATAAAGTGCTTCAAACTCGCATTGAACGGCTTAATCGTATTCAAAGAAAACTATATGAGCAGATCGATGAAGGCACCATAATGATTAGTGTAACCGGCAGCGCAGTCGGCAAGATTAATGCACTAAGTTTTATATCAATGGGTGGATACGATTTTGGTATAGCATCTCGCATTACCGCGAGAACGCGCATCGGCAAAGGCGAGATTATAGATATTGAGCGAGAGGTTGAACTGGGCGGACCTCTTCACTCAAAAGGAGTTATGATTCTTAGTTCGTATCTTGGCTCAACATACGCTAAAAATATACCCTTAAGCCTATCTTCTTCACTTGTATTTGAGCAATCCTACGGCAGAGTTGATGGAGACAGCGCATCTTCAACAGAGCTCTACGCTATTCTTTCATCACTTTCAAACCTGCCTATAAAACAAAACATCGCAGTTACGGGTTCTGTTAATCAATTTGGCGAAATCCAGCCCATAGGCGGTGTAAACGAGAAGATAGAAGGCTTTTTTGACATCTGTATGCGCAGAGACAAAAATGGATTTTACGGCGTTATTATTCCAGAAGCAAATATCAAGCATCTAATGCTTAAAACTGAAGTTCTTGAAGCAGTAGAAAAAGAAAACTTTGCGATCTACGCAGTAAAAACTATCAATGAGGGAATAGAGATTTTAACCGGCGTAGAAGCAGGAAAAGCCGATGAAAACGGCATCTATCCGTCATCCAGCGTAAACGGTATGGTAATGGCTCGTCTTGAGGAGTTCTCAAAAAACGCAAAAGATTTTTATCACCAGAAGAGTGACAATTCTGATGAAGAGAATAAAACAGATAAATAG